In the genome of Bacillus sp. S3, one region contains:
- a CDS encoding collagen binding domain-containing protein — MAIIEPYNLQPSPLITINGRDEETADFNLQANPNINAGNITGTVSRPDGTPIPLATIKLFTSNNVPYDHINSNPAGNFIFPRVPVGSYFITASEPTYLTPNRIPITVLSNRNTTVNITMQTDPDGTKNAIFGIVKDVTNNQPIADATVQLFSNNGSGPVLAGTVSTNAQGQYLFANLLDGTYELDAAKAGYLSNQTVPLTISGREFVPSDIGIAVDPDANTGTISGLVTDGNSNTPIANAIVALYSISNGTESIIEITKTNVGGLYLFGDIPSGTYRVKATVQVDS; from the coding sequence ATGGCAATTATAGAACCATATAATTTACAGCCAAGTCCATTAATTACAATTAATGGACGGGATGAAGAGACAGCAGATTTCAATCTTCAAGCAAATCCAAATATAAATGCAGGTAATATCACCGGAACTGTCAGTCGCCCTGATGGAACGCCAATTCCCTTAGCTACTATAAAATTATTTACCTCCAATAACGTACCTTATGACCATATTAATAGTAATCCTGCCGGTAACTTTATTTTCCCTAGAGTTCCAGTGGGTTCATACTTTATCACAGCTTCAGAACCTACGTATCTGACTCCAAATCGTATCCCCATAACTGTCTTGTCAAATCGAAACACAACTGTCAATATTACAATGCAAACAGACCCTGACGGAACTAAAAATGCTATTTTTGGGATTGTAAAGGACGTAACAAATAATCAGCCCATTGCAGATGCAACAGTACAGCTTTTCAGTAATAATGGCAGCGGTCCAGTACTTGCAGGAACCGTAAGTACAAATGCTCAAGGTCAATATTTATTTGCCAATTTACTAGATGGAACTTACGAACTTGATGCTGCGAAGGCTGGTTATTTATCCAATCAAACAGTACCGTTAACTATAAGCGGAAGAGAGTTTGTCCCGAGTGATATTGGTATAGCTGTAGATCCTGATGCAAATACAGGAACAATCAGTGGTTTAGTAACAGATGGCAATTCCAACACACCCATCGCAAATGCCATTGTTGCACTATACTCGATCTCAAACGGCACAGAAAGTATCATTGAAATCACCAAAACAAATGTCGGTGGGTTATATTTATTTGGTGATATCCCTTCTGGAACGTACCGAGTCAAAGCTACTGTTCAAGTGGATAGTTAG